In one Carettochelys insculpta isolate YL-2023 chromosome 6, ASM3395843v1, whole genome shotgun sequence genomic region, the following are encoded:
- the PTH gene encoding parathyroid hormone, producing MISIKDMAKTAIVIYAICFFAQSDGRPVMKRSVSEMQLMHNLGEHLHTVERQDWLQLKLQDVHSAPEALVDARTQRPGKKDDTVLGEIRSRRLLPEHLQAAVQKKPVVLDKAYMDVLFKTKSK from the exons ATGATTTCTATCAAAGATATGGCTAAAACTGCAATTGTTATATATGCAATTTGTTTCTTTGCACAATCTGATGGAAGACCTGTGAT GAAGAGGTCAGTGAGTGAAATGCAACTAATGCATAATCTTGGGGAGCACCTGCATACTGTGGAGAGACAGGATTGGCTCCAGCTGAAACTGCAGGATGTGCACAGTGCTCCTGAGGCACTGGTGGATGCAAGGACCCAGAGGCCCGGCAAGAAGGATGATACTGTTCTTGGGGAGATCAGAagtcggaggctgctgcctgagcatttgcaggcagcagtgcagaagaaaccTGTTGTTCTGGACAAAGCTTATATGGACGTACTCTTCAAAACAAAGTCCAAATGA